In Thermodesulfobacteriota bacterium, a single genomic region encodes these proteins:
- a CDS encoding anion transporter, translating into MTAALLIFLLTYVVIAGQKLPGFHLDRPSGALLGAVLMVWAGVLTQEEAVGAINFDTILLLLGMMILAAYLAEAAFFRWCAYWVVHLARSPRGLLLGVVAVSGVLSALFVNDTICLMLTPLLLQVCDDTGVEPVPVLLALATAANVGSVATLTGNPQNMIVGTHSGWSYAGFALHMLPVAAGGLAITWLFLRWRFRRVLGAARFVPRVAPPPMDRPLLVTAGMVTAFVLGGFLAGRSLSGMAMAGATAVILLARRPPTRILARVDWSLLLFFSGLFIVVEGLNRAGWGEAFFEAAAPYLGRTPGAQLAAFSGITVVLSNLVSNVPMVLVALPWVPRFPDPAVFWLGLAMASTFAGNLTLVGSVANVIVAELARGRATIRFRDFLAVGVPLTLLTVAWGWAVLWMYIWTG; encoded by the coding sequence GTGACCGCCGCCCTCCTCATCTTTCTCCTCACCTACGTCGTCATCGCCGGGCAGAAGCTCCCGGGCTTCCATCTGGACCGGCCGTCGGGGGCGCTGCTGGGGGCGGTGCTCATGGTGTGGGCGGGGGTGCTCACCCAGGAGGAGGCGGTCGGGGCCATCAACTTCGACACGATCCTCCTGCTCCTGGGCATGATGATCCTCGCGGCATACCTGGCGGAGGCCGCGTTCTTCCGGTGGTGCGCCTACTGGGTGGTGCACCTTGCCCGAAGCCCGAGGGGGCTGCTTCTGGGGGTGGTGGCGGTCTCGGGAGTGCTCTCGGCCCTGTTCGTCAACGACACCATCTGCCTCATGCTCACCCCCCTGCTCCTCCAGGTTTGCGACGACACGGGGGTGGAGCCGGTGCCGGTGCTGCTGGCGCTCGCCACCGCCGCCAACGTCGGCAGCGTGGCCACCCTGACGGGGAACCCCCAGAACATGATCGTGGGGACCCACTCCGGCTGGTCGTACGCGGGCTTCGCCCTCCACATGCTCCCGGTGGCGGCCGGGGGGCTCGCCATCACCTGGCTCTTCCTTCGGTGGCGGTTTCGCCGGGTGCTGGGGGCGGCCCGGTTCGTGCCCCGGGTGGCCCCTCCCCCCATGGACCGCCCGCTCCTGGTGACGGCGGGCATGGTCACGGCGTTTGTCCTGGGGGGGTTTCTCGCCGGGCGAAGTCTCTCGGGCATGGCCATGGCCGGCGCCACCGCCGTGATCCTCCTGGCCCGCCGCCCCCCCACCCGCATCCTGGCACGGGTGGACTGGTCGCTGCTGCTCTTCTTCAGCGGGCTCTTCATCGTGGTGGAGGGGCTCAACCGGGCGGGCTGGGGAGAGGCCTTCTTCGAGGCCGCGGCGCCCTACCTGGGCCGGACGCCGGGGGCCCAACTCGCCGCGTTCTCGGGCATCACCGTGGTCCTGTCGAACCTGGTGAGCAACGTACCCATGGTGCTCGTCGCCCTGCCCTGGGTTCCCCGCTTCCCCGATCCGGCGGTCTTCTGGCTCGGCCTGGCCATGGCCTCCACCTTCGCCGGGAACCTCACCCTGGTGGGCTCGGTCGCCAACGTGATCGTGGCCGAGCTCGCCCGGGGCCGCGCCACCATTCGCTTCCGCGACTTCCTCGCCGTGGGCGTCCCCCTCACCCTCCTCACCGTTGCCTGGGGCTGGGCCGTGCTCTGGATGTACATCTGGACCGGTTGA
- the ettA gene encoding energy-dependent translational throttle protein EttA, whose amino-acid sequence MAHQYIYVMKGLSKVYPPNREVLKDIWLSFFPGAKIGVLGLNGSGKSTLLRIMAGLDTDFHGEAWPAEGTRVGFLSQEPELDASKTVAEVVDEGVAGTRALLRQFDEINARFAEPMDDGAMEKLLAEQARVQDAIDAAGAWDLDRTLEIAMDALRLPPPEASVATLSGGERRRVALCRLLLQQPDLLLLDEPTNHLDAESVAWLEHHLAQYPGTVVAVTHDRYFLDNVAGWILELDRGRGIPWEGNYSSWLEQKEKRLAQEEKQSTSRQKTLQRELEWIRMAPRARHAKGQARINAYENLLQQETAGKVEAGAIVIPPGPRLGDLVVEAQGVTKAYGERLLIENLSFRLPKGGIVGVIGPNGAGKTTLLRMLTGQEQPDAGTLKVGDTVAMAYVDQSRDALAGDRTVWEEITDKADFIELGKRKVPSRAYVAAFNFKGADQQKRVKDLSGGERNRVHLAKLLKSGANLILLDEPTNDLDVDTLRSMEEALLEFAGCAVVVSHDRWFLDRIATHILAFEGDSQAVWFEGNYQEYEADRKRRLGAEAEQPHRIRYRKLVH is encoded by the coding sequence GTGGCGCACCAGTACATCTACGTGATGAAGGGACTCTCGAAGGTCTATCCGCCCAACCGGGAAGTGCTCAAGGACATCTGGCTCTCTTTCTTCCCCGGCGCCAAGATCGGCGTGCTCGGCCTCAACGGTTCGGGCAAGTCCACGCTGCTTCGCATCATGGCGGGGCTCGACACCGACTTTCACGGGGAGGCGTGGCCCGCCGAGGGCACGCGAGTGGGCTTCCTGTCCCAGGAGCCCGAGCTCGATGCGTCCAAGACCGTGGCCGAGGTGGTGGACGAAGGGGTGGCGGGCACCCGGGCGCTTCTGCGCCAGTTCGACGAGATCAACGCCCGCTTTGCCGAGCCCATGGACGACGGCGCCATGGAGAAGCTCCTGGCCGAGCAGGCCCGGGTGCAGGACGCCATCGACGCCGCCGGCGCGTGGGATCTGGACCGCACCCTGGAGATCGCCATGGACGCCCTGCGGCTCCCCCCTCCCGAGGCGAGCGTGGCCACCCTTTCGGGCGGCGAGCGGCGCCGGGTGGCCCTGTGCCGGCTCCTGCTCCAGCAACCGGACCTGCTCCTCCTGGACGAGCCCACCAACCATCTGGACGCCGAGTCGGTGGCGTGGCTCGAACACCACCTGGCCCAGTACCCGGGCACGGTGGTGGCCGTGACCCACGACCGCTACTTCCTGGACAACGTGGCCGGCTGGATCCTGGAGCTCGACCGGGGCCGGGGCATTCCCTGGGAGGGCAACTACTCCTCCTGGCTGGAGCAGAAGGAAAAGCGCCTGGCCCAGGAGGAGAAGCAGTCCACGTCCCGGCAGAAGACCCTGCAGAGGGAGCTCGAGTGGATCCGCATGGCCCCCCGGGCCCGCCACGCCAAGGGCCAGGCGCGCATCAACGCCTACGAGAATCTGCTCCAGCAGGAGACCGCGGGCAAGGTCGAGGCCGGCGCCATCGTCATCCCCCCGGGGCCCCGGCTGGGGGACCTGGTGGTGGAGGCCCAGGGGGTGACCAAGGCCTACGGCGAGCGCCTTCTCATCGAGAACCTGAGCTTTCGCCTCCCCAAGGGCGGCATCGTGGGAGTGATCGGCCCCAACGGGGCCGGCAAGACCACGCTGCTTCGCATGCTCACGGGGCAGGAGCAGCCCGACGCGGGCACCCTGAAGGTGGGGGACACGGTCGCGATGGCCTACGTGGACCAGAGCCGCGACGCCCTGGCGGGAGACCGGACGGTGTGGGAGGAGATCACCGACAAGGCCGACTTCATCGAGCTCGGCAAGCGCAAGGTGCCCTCCCGGGCCTACGTGGCGGCCTTCAACTTCAAGGGCGCCGACCAGCAAAAGCGCGTGAAGGACCTCTCGGGCGGCGAGCGCAACCGGGTGCACCTGGCCAAGCTCTTGAAGAGCGGCGCGAACCTGATTTTGCTCGACGAGCCCACCAACGACCTGGACGTGGACACCCTGCGGTCCATGGAGGAAGCGCTCCTGGAGTTCGCGGGGTGCGCCGTGGTGGTCTCCCACGACCGGTGGTTCCTGGACCGGATCGCCACCCACATCCTGGCCTTCGAGGGCGACAGCCAAGCCGTCTGGTTCGAGGGCAACTACCAGGAGTATGAAGCGGACCGCAAGCGCCGCCTGGGCGCGGAAGCCGAGCAGCCCCACCGCATCCGCTACCGGAAGCTGGTGCACTAG
- a CDS encoding alpha/beta fold hydrolase, protein MGDAYEFESTRTIDRLAHAWLGRATLGLSPASLLLAYADWALHFGFSPGKQAELLRNAAEKSFRFGLYALRAADADTPPHIAPLPQDRRFRDPAWRAWPFNLLHQGFLLGEQWWHYATQGVRGVSSHHENMVSFAARQFLDMCAPSNFPWTNPEVLRAVWETGGASLAQGLANWFEDHRRSLAGEAPVGAEAYQVGRDVAVTPGKVVYRNRLVELLQYEPTTETVQAEPVLVVPAWIMKYYILDLSPENSLIQYLVGRGHTVFALSWKNPGPEDRDLGLDDYRTLGILAALDAIGQIAPDRRVHGVGYCLGGTLLTMTAAAMARDGDGRLASLTLLAAQTDFTEAGEIMLFIDESQVTFLEDLMWDTGGLDNRQMAGAFQLLRSNDLIWSRVVHDYLLGGRTPMNDLMAWNTDATRMPYRMHAEYLRRLFLDNDFFEGRYTIGERPVSLSDIRVPVFLVGTVTDHVAPWRSVYKFHMPADTEVTFVLTSGGHNAGILSEPGHKGRTFQMATRAEGDPYLDPETWRERTPVREGSWWPAWSQWLEERSSGRIAPPPLGLPGAEPLGDAPGTYVRMK, encoded by the coding sequence ATGGGCGACGCCTACGAGTTCGAGAGCACTCGCACCATCGACCGCCTGGCCCACGCCTGGCTGGGGCGGGCCACCCTGGGGCTGTCCCCGGCATCCCTTCTGCTGGCCTATGCCGACTGGGCGCTCCACTTCGGCTTCAGCCCGGGCAAGCAGGCAGAGCTCCTGCGAAACGCGGCCGAGAAGTCCTTCCGATTCGGCCTCTACGCCCTCCGGGCGGCGGACGCCGACACGCCCCCGCACATCGCCCCCTTGCCCCAGGACCGGCGTTTCAGGGATCCGGCGTGGCGGGCCTGGCCTTTCAACCTCCTGCACCAGGGCTTCCTCCTGGGCGAGCAGTGGTGGCACTACGCCACCCAGGGGGTGCGAGGCGTCTCGTCCCACCACGAGAACATGGTGTCGTTTGCGGCCCGCCAGTTCCTGGACATGTGCGCCCCCTCCAACTTCCCCTGGACCAACCCCGAGGTCCTGCGGGCGGTGTGGGAGACCGGGGGCGCCAGCCTGGCCCAGGGCCTGGCCAACTGGTTCGAGGACCATCGCCGCTCCCTGGCCGGGGAAGCCCCCGTGGGAGCGGAGGCCTACCAGGTGGGCCGAGACGTGGCCGTGACCCCGGGCAAGGTGGTGTACCGCAACCGGCTCGTGGAGCTCCTCCAGTACGAGCCAACTACCGAGACCGTACAGGCCGAGCCGGTGCTCGTGGTGCCCGCCTGGATCATGAAGTACTACATCCTCGACCTCTCCCCCGAAAACTCCCTCATCCAGTACCTGGTGGGCCGGGGACACACGGTCTTTGCCCTCTCCTGGAAGAATCCGGGGCCGGAGGATCGGGACCTGGGGCTCGACGACTACCGCACCCTGGGGATTCTGGCCGCCCTGGACGCCATCGGGCAGATCGCCCCGGACCGGCGGGTGCACGGCGTCGGGTACTGCCTGGGAGGGACGCTCCTGACCATGACGGCAGCGGCCATGGCCCGGGACGGGGACGGCCGCCTGGCCTCCCTTACCCTGCTCGCCGCCCAGACCGACTTCACCGAGGCCGGGGAGATCATGCTCTTCATCGACGAGAGCCAGGTGACCTTCCTCGAGGACCTCATGTGGGACACGGGGGGCCTCGACAACCGGCAGATGGCCGGGGCCTTCCAGCTCCTGCGCTCCAACGACCTCATCTGGTCCCGGGTGGTCCACGACTACCTGCTGGGGGGCCGCACCCCCATGAACGACCTCATGGCCTGGAACACCGACGCCACCCGGATGCCCTACCGGATGCACGCCGAGTACCTGCGCCGGCTCTTCCTGGACAACGACTTCTTCGAGGGGCGCTACACGATCGGGGAGCGGCCGGTGTCTCTGAGCGACATCCGCGTCCCGGTCTTCCTGGTGGGCACGGTGACCGACCACGTGGCGCCCTGGCGGTCCGTGTACAAGTTCCACATGCCCGCCGACACGGAGGTCACCTTCGTGCTCACCAGCGGGGGACACAACGCGGGGATCCTGAGCGAGCCGGGGCACAAGGGCCGCACCTTCCAAATGGCGACCCGGGCGGAGGGGGATCCCTACCTGGACCCGGAGACGTGGCGGGAGCGCACCCCGGTGCGGGAAGGGTCGTGGTGGCCGGCGTGGTCCCAGTGGCTGGAGGAGCGCTCGTCGGGCCGGATCGCCCCGCCCCCCCTGGGGCTGCCGGGCGCCGAGCCCCTGGGCGATGCCCCGGGAACCTATGTACGCATGAAGTAG
- the flgM gene encoding flagellar biosynthesis anti-sigma factor FlgM, which produces MKIGDAYTKPIARVGRPKRRDGTPSVQEAGAAGGAADQVQISGQSFEVQRARLLALQAPDIREELVDAIVSDIRQGRYTITGAEVAPRMIREHLELR; this is translated from the coding sequence GTGAAGATCGGCGACGCCTACACCAAACCGATCGCCCGCGTGGGGCGACCCAAGCGCCGCGACGGCACGCCGTCGGTTCAAGAGGCCGGGGCCGCCGGAGGCGCCGCCGACCAGGTGCAGATTTCCGGGCAGAGCTTCGAGGTGCAGCGGGCGCGGCTTCTGGCCCTCCAGGCCCCCGACATCCGGGAGGAGCTGGTGGACGCCATCGTGTCCGACATCCGCCAGGGCCGCTACACCATCACCGGCGCCGAAGTAGCCCCCCGCATGATCCGGGAGCACCTGGAGCTGCGGTAG
- a CDS encoding TlpA disulfide reductase family protein, which yields MFRGLCVALAALVVLASPAAAFKRTQVGEPLKDFRLQTLDGRTLVLSESLGAKATLVIFWAAWNPRSAEILADVQKLVAEHGSQGLAVIAVNVEHQEDLAAEELATVRQAAGALGLTFPVVLDRGLAVFGEYGVVAVPSTLRADGQGKIVELLEGYPTSARLELKERVLEALGVGADKPREAVATLPPAQAKAYRYLQMGEMFLQRGMKERAEKAFRTAVAEDPGYLKAYEALAALLDEEGQAGEAAAVRQKIQSLAGK from the coding sequence ATGTTTCGAGGTCTCTGTGTCGCCCTCGCCGCACTCGTCGTGCTGGCCTCGCCTGCGGCGGCCTTCAAACGAACGCAGGTGGGCGAGCCCCTCAAGGACTTCCGGCTCCAGACCCTCGATGGCCGGACCCTGGTCCTGTCGGAAAGCCTCGGGGCCAAGGCGACGCTCGTGATCTTCTGGGCCGCCTGGAACCCCCGCAGCGCCGAGATCCTGGCAGACGTCCAGAAGCTCGTTGCCGAACACGGCAGCCAGGGCCTCGCGGTGATCGCCGTGAACGTGGAGCACCAGGAAGATCTCGCAGCGGAAGAGCTGGCCACGGTCCGCCAGGCCGCAGGAGCCTTGGGGCTCACCTTCCCGGTGGTCCTGGACCGTGGACTGGCCGTCTTTGGCGAGTACGGGGTGGTCGCGGTGCCTTCCACCCTGCGGGCCGACGGCCAGGGGAAGATCGTGGAGCTCTTGGAGGGGTATCCCACCTCCGCGCGACTCGAGCTCAAGGAGCGGGTGCTGGAGGCCCTGGGGGTGGGAGCGGACAAGCCCCGGGAGGCAGTGGCGACCCTTCCCCCCGCCCAGGCCAAGGCGTACCGTTACCTCCAGATGGGGGAGATGTTCCTCCAGCGCGGCATGAAGGAGCGGGCCGAGAAGGCCTTTCGCACGGCGGTGGCGGAGGACCCGGGCTACCTCAAGGCCTACGAGGCCTTGGCGGCGCTGCTGGACGAAGAGGGGCAGGCCGGCGAGGCGGCGGCCGTCCGGCAGAAGATCCAGTCTTTGGCGGGGAAGTAG
- the trpA gene encoding tryptophan synthase subunit alpha: MSSSRLESTLRAARDRGRKLLVPFFTGEYPDRETFRALLLEAQEAGADALEVGIPFSDPSADGPVIQRASACALAGGATVRRLLEDLSAVRTRGLSLPVLFMTYYNPVLAFGPEAFARAAREAGADGVLVVDLPPEEAGEFAPAARAEGLDTVFLVAPTTPGARLPRVLEGCRGFVYCVSVTGVTGDKRPLAQAVAGMVARVRRHTDLPVLAGFGVSGPEAARGLAVVSDGVIVGSALLQAVGEASGGAAVAAAGGFLRILRAALDRGEP; this comes from the coding sequence ATGAGCTCGAGCCGGCTGGAGTCGACCCTTCGCGCCGCCCGGGACCGGGGCCGCAAGCTCCTGGTCCCGTTCTTCACCGGGGAGTACCCGGATCGGGAGACCTTCCGGGCCCTCCTCCTGGAGGCCCAGGAAGCCGGGGCCGACGCCCTGGAGGTGGGAATCCCCTTTTCGGACCCCTCGGCCGACGGCCCGGTCATCCAGCGGGCCTCGGCGTGCGCCCTGGCGGGAGGGGCCACCGTGCGCCGGCTCCTGGAGGACCTCTCGGCGGTCCGGACCCGGGGCCTGTCCCTCCCGGTGCTCTTCATGACCTACTACAACCCCGTGCTGGCCTTCGGGCCCGAGGCCTTCGCCCGGGCCGCGCGAGAGGCCGGGGCCGACGGGGTGCTCGTGGTGGATCTGCCCCCCGAGGAGGCGGGCGAGTTTGCTCCCGCCGCCCGGGCCGAGGGCCTCGACACGGTCTTCCTGGTGGCGCCCACGACCCCCGGGGCCCGGCTTCCCCGGGTGCTGGAGGGGTGCCGGGGTTTCGTCTACTGCGTCTCGGTCACGGGGGTCACGGGGGACAAGCGCCCCCTGGCGCAGGCCGTGGCGGGCATGGTGGCGCGGGTGCGCCGGCACACGGATCTCCCGGTCCTCGCCGGCTTCGGCGTCTCGGGCCCGGAGGCCGCCCGGGGCCTGGCGGTGGTATCCGACGGGGTGATCGTGGGGAGCGCGCTCTTGCAGGCGGTGGGCGAGGCCTCTGGGGGGGCGGCGGTGGCGGCGGCGGGGGGCTTCCTGCGCATCCTGCGGGCCGCCCTCGACCGGGGTGAGCCGTGA
- the trpB gene encoding tryptophan synthase subunit beta, with product MHTAAPYDYPDPNGHFGPFGGRYVAETLMPALEELDGALSSVQDDAAFWAEFRGLLRNYVGRPTPLTLAGRLTAELGGARVYLKREDLCHTGAHKINNTLGQVLLARRMGKRRVIAETGAGQHGVATATAAALFGLPCAVFMGEEDVARQAPNVERMRLLGAEVVPVGSGSRTLKDAMNEAIRHWVTHVDDTFYVIGSVAGPHPYPQMVRDFQRVIGDETREQCLAALGGLPAAVVACIGGGSNAMGIFTPFRDDPVDLVAVEAAGEGIETGRHAAAIAGGRVGVLHGQKSYLLQTGDGQVVEAHSISAGLDYPGVGPEVAWLARSGRVRVVSATDREALAAFHRLARAEGILPALESAHALARVGDVARALPPEAAVVVNLSGRGDKDLATVLGRVQGGAR from the coding sequence ATGCACACTGCCGCACCTTACGACTACCCCGACCCCAACGGCCACTTCGGCCCCTTCGGAGGCCGCTACGTGGCCGAGACGCTGATGCCCGCTCTGGAGGAGCTGGACGGCGCCCTCAGCTCCGTCCAGGACGACGCGGCGTTCTGGGCGGAGTTCCGAGGCCTCCTGCGAAACTACGTGGGGCGTCCCACGCCGCTCACCCTCGCAGGGCGCCTCACGGCCGAGCTCGGCGGCGCGCGGGTCTACCTGAAGCGCGAGGACCTGTGCCACACGGGGGCCCACAAGATCAACAACACCCTGGGCCAGGTGCTGCTGGCCCGGCGCATGGGCAAGCGACGGGTCATCGCCGAGACCGGGGCGGGTCAGCACGGGGTGGCCACCGCCACCGCCGCGGCCCTCTTCGGCCTGCCCTGCGCGGTTTTCATGGGCGAGGAGGACGTGGCGCGCCAGGCGCCCAACGTGGAGCGCATGCGGCTCCTGGGGGCCGAGGTGGTGCCCGTGGGTTCGGGGAGCCGCACGCTCAAGGACGCCATGAACGAGGCGATCCGCCACTGGGTCACCCACGTGGACGACACCTTCTACGTGATCGGCTCCGTGGCCGGGCCCCACCCTTATCCCCAGATGGTGCGGGACTTCCAGCGGGTCATCGGCGACGAGACCCGGGAGCAGTGCCTGGCCGCCCTGGGGGGCCTGCCCGCCGCGGTGGTGGCCTGCATCGGAGGAGGCAGCAACGCCATGGGCATCTTCACCCCGTTCCGGGACGATCCGGTGGACCTGGTGGCCGTGGAGGCCGCGGGGGAGGGCATCGAGACCGGCCGCCACGCCGCGGCCATCGCCGGGGGCCGGGTGGGGGTGCTCCACGGCCAGAAGTCGTACCTGCTCCAGACCGGGGACGGCCAGGTGGTGGAGGCCCACTCCATCTCCGCCGGCCTGGACTACCCCGGGGTCGGCCCCGAGGTGGCGTGGCTCGCCCGGTCGGGCCGGGTGCGGGTGGTCTCCGCCACCGACCGGGAGGCCCTGGCCGCCTTCCACCGGCTGGCCCGCGCCGAGGGCATCCTGCCCGCCCTGGAGAGCGCCCACGCCCTGGCCCGGGTGGGAGACGTGGCCCGAGCCCTGCCGCCGGAGGCGGCCGTGGTGGTGAACCTCTCGGGCCGGGGAGACAAGGACCTGGCCACCGTGCTGGGCCGAGTGCAGGGAGGTGCCCGATGA
- a CDS encoding phosphoribosylanthranilate isomerase has product MSDLLFPFTSDASRFTRVKICGLTRRDDALWAAEAGADALGFVFAPRSRRRADPEVVARSVGELPPFVTAVGVFQDQPMEEVRRVVRECGLGLAQLHGAEDAAYVAALGVPVLKAVGLGRREDLALLDAYSGLSAFLLDAPAGGSGQTFDWEWAVEAGRRARIVLAGGLTPDNVAEAVRRVRPWAADTCSGTEASPGLKDPEKVRRFVERAKKAGET; this is encoded by the coding sequence GTGAGCGACTTGCTCTTCCCTTTCACGTCTGACGCCTCACGCTTCACGCGCGTCAAGATCTGCGGTCTCACCCGCCGGGACGACGCCCTCTGGGCCGCCGAGGCCGGGGCGGATGCCCTGGGGTTCGTCTTCGCCCCCCGGAGCCGGCGCCGGGCCGACCCCGAGGTGGTTGCCCGGAGCGTGGGCGAGCTGCCCCCCTTCGTTACGGCCGTGGGCGTCTTCCAAGACCAGCCAATGGAGGAGGTGCGGCGCGTCGTTCGGGAGTGCGGCCTGGGCCTGGCCCAGCTCCACGGTGCCGAGGACGCCGCCTACGTGGCGGCCCTGGGCGTGCCGGTGCTCAAGGCGGTGGGCCTGGGGCGCCGGGAGGATCTCGCGCTCCTGGACGCCTATTCGGGGCTCTCGGCCTTCCTGCTCGACGCCCCGGCGGGGGGGAGCGGCCAGACCTTCGACTGGGAGTGGGCCGTGGAGGCGGGCCGCCGCGCCCGCATCGTGCTGGCCGGCGGCCTCACCCCCGACAACGTGGCCGAAGCCGTGCGCCGGGTGCGCCCCTGGGCCGCGGACACCTGCTCCGGTACCGAAGCGAGCCCCGGCCTGAAGGACCCCGAGAAGGTCCGCCGCTTCGTGGAGCGGGCGAAGAAGGCGGGTGAGACGTGA